TAATTGTAGGAATACCTTTTAAAGCTGTATATTTATAGACGAGAATTCTCCTTTTAAAAATACATACAAAGATCAAAACTTAACACAACCAAAAGAAGGATGTGAATACTTAGATATACAAAAAGGACCAGAAGTTTGAGTCTACAACAAAAGAATCTCTGGTGCAAGCACACTAACACAGCTTCGACTAAGagattttcaataaaaaatagGAACATATGAATCAATAAGAACTgcaaaattttcaacataTCTTATATGTACTCAAGGATTAGCAGTTATAGTTTTGATGAACAGAAACTCATCAATCCCCCATTTACTATTAAATCTACCACTTCCACTTGCTTTTACCCCACCATGCGGAAGATGAGATTCATCGCCGATACTAGAATTATTGATATGAACCCCACCacattcaattcttttggCCAAGTCAATAGCATTCATTAAATTGGAAGACCAAATAGATGCCTTCAATCCAAAATCACTTTCGTTCACTACATCAACCACATTATTGACGTCGGTAAACTTTTCTATAGCGAAAATTGGTCCAAAGCTTTCGGTGTCATTAAGCTTCATTTCTGGTGTTACACCTTCCAAAATCATTGGGGAGACAACATTATTTCTCTTCAATTCTGAGTCATCTGGATTACCAAAAACCAAAGAAGCACCCTTTTGTAATGCGTCATTGAGTAATTCCTTCACTTTATTAGCCCCAAGGGGATCACGATGTGCAATTGAATAGTCCGGGTCCTGGACCATTTCAGAGGCaactttaatcaatttcagtTTAAAATCATTGTAAATTGTGTCATGTATGAACACCCTGTCGGTACTCATACATATCTGTCCCTTATGTGTCCATGCACTCCAAATTATATTGCCCACAGCTTTTGTAATATCAGCATCTTgacaaacaattgaaacattCTTGCCACCCAACTCCAATAAACAGGGAACTAAGTATTTAGCAGCAGTAGAAGCAATTTTCTTCCCGATCAATGTTGATCCGGTGAAgttgattttctttataGCCCCTGTAGCTAATAAAGCATCTAGAAACTTTGGATTATCTTCTGGTTTCAAATGAACCAACTGTAAGACATTCGCAGGAACACCGGCTTCAATCAAGTATTTGACTAACAAATACATGGCACGTGGAGCCTTTTCTGGAGACTTGGCTATTACAGAACAACCAGCTGCTAATGGAGCAAAAATACTTCTAGCACCCAAAATCACTGGCGCATTCCACGGAGCAATAGAAAGCACAGGTCCAATTGGCAGTCTGACTGTCAATGCCAATTGGTTGTGATCTGAATGAAACAATTCACCTTCTGAGTTAGATAAATTTCCAATATATTCTTCAAGTTGAGCAATAGCACCATCGATATTGACATTAGCAAACCAATCAGGGCCTCCTATTTCTTTGTGTGTGTCAATAAActcatttttcttttctctcAATATCTCTAAACATTTGTAgaaaatttctttctttttagaaACTGGTGTGTTTGACCACTCTTTGAACCCACTTTTGGAATTCTCTGCAAGTTGGTTTATAATGTCTGGAGACACTTGTATGTAGCTAAAAGTATGGATCACTTCGTTTGTATCCTCATGACTGTAGACAGGATGTATAAGATCAGTGTCAAACACATCCTGACCAGCTATGATAGATGGAATAGTTGTCGATGCcatgttggtggtggtgaagacctttaaaatttcaatttgtttactgttcaactttaaaaaaaaagttaaaagcaagaaaactaaaaaaacgCTTGTGCGGCAAAAGAAATTCGGTTGGAGTTCACTATTATCGTGAGACTTTCGGGTATCAGAGCTAATGTTGTTCTAACAACAAGAAGTAAAGTAAATGGACACTATTTGCGGCAACTTAAACATCCCCGTTGCTATAAACTTTTTGATCTTTTATAGTATAATAAACTAAGTTTGTATAAGTCCAATCCATTACTTGGCACTTGTTAtaggaagaaaaagaagaaaaacgTTTTTCCGATCCAGATCTCCTACATAACCGATCCGTATTGAGATGCTTCTACGATTTACAGTAAATACTTGATTATGTTAACCCTTGGGGCAACACTAACAGGAAGTCAAGGTCAGTTTTCACAAAGATTCAAACAGCTTAATTGATggatttatttatttggaGGATTTGTTCCACAACTACAATTTGCTTACCAATGTAATAATATTCTTTGATATATGCTTTCCATAATACACATAAATGCTAAACCAAATTTGCTAAGATCTTTTTGCATTCATGACAATACTCGATTATATTATCAACGCCTTCTTGATAGTTGTCCACTTCATCTATTTGCCCAACAACATTATCCATTACATAATCACATTTCTGAGCTTCACTCATAAGCCAGTTCTGCCATTCTGCCTGgataatttcttcttccatactcttcaaaattttcaatttcactAATAACTCGTGGCGTTTTATTCCGATGTCTTGAAAGCTGCTCTTCAACAGCCTGGCCACATCTCTAGCGTTGGAACCAAAATAATTACTCCAGTCACTATCGGCGtccaaattgaaaataaacgAATTCTGTTTGAACAAACTAAAGGGACGACTTTCTGCAATAGAAATGTTTTCATTCAATATGCTCTCAAGGTCTTTCAAATAAACTGATCTTTGCAACATCCGAGGTTCTTTAGTGACATACTCTTGTGCCAATTTACTAGCACTCCTAGTATTCCAGTAACTAGTAGCTGTCTTCCCAgccaaaaacaaattcaaaaatgataaaagAACTATAATAAAGACCAAAAATACATTCATCCTTAAGCTTTTGAGCAACAAAACCACTAGTTGAAATGGTTTGATGAAAGATTTAACGGCAAAGCTATATGCCTTGCTAAACGCCTTACCCAAAcccaatttgaaaagagaTACAATTCCAAACTTTATCACTGAAGTGCTTGTAACAGCTTCTGGCTTGCTAGTATGACTCAATTTCCCATACAAATAGATGGCTCTCACAATCATGCCATGAGTACCAATCTCTTTTACTGCTTCAGATATGCTCTTTTCTAACTTCCTGACTTTATTGACATCAACTTGATTGTTCAATCGTATCACTAGTGGATTCCATACTGAAAGTCTGTCAAAATAAGTTTTCGAGTACACAAAAACCTTTGACCTTTTGCTAATGTGCTCCACTAtaacaattttgaataCTGTTTTGTATGGTGATCCAAGTAGTAACTCAAACTTAGACATTTCATGAGTAAAAGTGTAATAAGTATTATCTTCCATATTGTCAATTTCTTGTCTCACTTGAACAAAACAGTCCTTCCCATCATACATAGCAGGAACGTTAAAATCTCTATATAATGTGCCCTTACTAGAGGTTGCCCATGGTTTTTGTAAAAAATACTTGGTACTAGCAAAAGATAATTGACTTCTGAAAACCACAGAATTGTCACCTAAAAGTGCATGAAAGATAGCTTTCGGTGGAGCAGGGTAAGTCCGATCACTAATTAAATTATAGTCTGGTGTAAAATTAACTCTATGTTTGATCATTCGGCCACTCTTACCGGGAAGGATTGACGATGTTTCACCACTCAATAAAAGTTTCTCACTTGCTAAGCTCTTACTAGAAAGCCCCTTTGAAAGTTGGCTAATCTCTCGTAAGTTTTTTTGATCTGACTTTTCAAcagcaatttctttttctatatCAGAAAAATCTGCCAATACCCCTTCTAAACTTTTTGGTTTATCGCTGACAATATTGTTTATAAGATAaaccaatttcttttttatacAAATAGCATCATCCAAAAATACCTTCATTTTTATAACTCCATCAATATTGTAAACCTTCATTAAATCATAGTTTTTCTGCGAAACAAATTCCACAGAAACCAAATGTCCCAAGAATCCTTTAAATAAAGCAACAAAACCTAATGCTTGCATGTAAAAATACATGTGGTAGTTTGTGACAAAACATCGTCCGctcaattcttgtttcGAATTAGGAGACCAGATACAGCTATATGATAAAACACAGTACTCACCTGGTTCCACTGCAGTTTCAAATAAAGCTCTCATCTGTATGTCTAAATTCACATATTCTTTTGGATAGAAATCGGGATAGAACTtgtcattttcaaaatgcTCTTCTTGAAACTTGATCATTTCCGCGTCTTTTCCAGTCAAATACGTGCTCGAGTCCCTTGCCGTATCATGCAAATAGTATAAACCCCAATTGACTGATCCCCAAATATTTGCTGTTAATGCATTTGGTATCTGAGTTGGCGAAGTCAAACAGTAAGCCATTATACTCGATTTGGTAGTGTCCGTCATAAATGGTGGGCAAATTTTAGGTATTTCAAAGTACATATactttttaaaaaaatccTCAAATCGTTCGAGATGGTTCGATAATGAGCTTGCAGCAACAATTTGCCCACCTGCTAGAGTGACTTTTGCATTTGTTAATTGCTGATCTATTACCGTATCGACCGTTGAGGAAAACTCGCTAATTATAGGAGGAAATCTTCCTGATGCGATATTGAATAGCCCATTGCTTAATGCTTCGGGACCAGAAattctaaatttttcattctcaAATACTTTTAGCCAAGATTTTAATTCAACTAACGATTCAGCTTGAAACACAGCTGTAAAATCATTAGttctaatttcaaaacagAATCTCCTGTCCTCGTTAGGGGCGTATCTAACATTGCACAACAATATTCCAATTTTATCAGTTTCCTGAACAAATGTTTGCGATGGACTAACGACTAATAAACCAAAGACACCATTTTTGATGAAAGCCCATCTATGAACCCATATAGGTTTGGATGATTTCTCCGTCCATGTTTTCATAAACAAATACCCGTGTTTTTCGACGCCGGGCTCGTCAATATCACGTAATGTTCGGTTATTTATTATAGTCGATTTGTAATCGTTGACATTAGTAGAGGGTTGGAACTGTATATGACATCCCTCTTCAACTTGGTTTCTAGCTGCAAGCATATcagaattcaatttttcgaTTGCTAGCGTATAAGAATCATTCCAAGATTGTATTCGTTGTATCTTATCccattcttcttttatAGCATCTCCAACACCACGAGAGCCAAATATATTCCATTTGTTCCTCCATAAATCAGTATTCACTCCCACCAATagtttattcaaatttttggataaattttgaatttcaatCACTAAATCTAAAGAAGCATGGATGTATTCTTTTCTCACTTGGTATAACTGTTTCGCATCCTCTATTACCATTAAAGGATCCTTGGATTTTGAACTTGAAAGATAAATACTCAAATATTTATCGTATTTTGCCTGATAATCTTCATATCgttttcttgtttctttgtACTTTATGACATGGTGACGCttaaataattcaatgGATTTCAAGTTCTTTGCGTCCACGCTCAAAGCTTGAATACTCAAACCCCACACTGTCTTCAAGCCATCCAAAGTAGTATTTAAGCCGGTCACTGTATACTCTTGATCTATAATTCCATCTTGTATAAAAGTAGGAACCAAATGCTCTAAAAATGAGTTAGAATAGCTTTGCACTTCTTTCAAATACTTTGGAATCTTCTTAAATGAACTAGCCAAGGCTGTCAACCACTGCTCAATGGTATTTATTTGTAAATCCAAATGATTCATAGAAGCTCTAAAACTGGGACTGTCTAATGCTGCCTCTTTAAAATTGACTGATATTAGTTTAAAATGATGGAGTAATGTTTCTTGATGCGGTTGTGACGATAAAGGTTTGCTTTTGTCGGATTTCGGCAGCTTCACCATTGATGAAAGTATATTTGGATCAGGCCCACTTTCAACTGATGAAGTCAGTGGCATGTTCGCAAAGATTACTTCaagttgatgaaaattgttgttcttACTGTATGTTCAATTAtaactgttgttgtttaacGGTTGCtgtatttgttttgttcGGGCGGCTTTTGCTCTCGTTTTATTCcaatccattttttttctcgGTTTTGCTGGAAGTGTCCAAGGAACCGTCACGGatagtttttgttttgtttgctTTAAACCAAGAAGATCATTTATCCGAATACGAATTATAAATCACTTGCGTAAAGACAAGCTTCAGGGAAGGGGGGGGGAATACTAAATAATGATGCATATACTTTGTTCTTATATTTATACAACTACTCTAATTCAAGATTACTACAATACATTAAACAACTTCTCTCAGTCTCTACTTTTTAGGTTTATACATGATTTGCGTGTTGGCGGGAAAACATTGAACAATACCGTTATTCTTAGTGTTCTGCTTCTGTATAGTCTTCAAATCCGGAGAAGGGTCATGACCTAGTATTGGCCCGAATGTAATTTGCCTTGGTTTGATAttctctttgttgttgtgtaCATTCTGTTGGCTGGATGATAAATTGGTTGGATGCTTTATCATTTTCAGATTATGTCTTCCTGATTGTCCATTCCCGGACACCGTACCAGTTTGGTGTCCATTATTGTGTAATTGCTGTTGGGCAACTTGTTGAAAGTACATTTGCTGTTGCCATTGCTGTCtcataaaattattatcgGGAGTAATAACATTATTGTTAGTTGCTAGTGAGAATGACTGCTGCGGCACATTTCTCATTTGACCCAAGTTTTGAAGAGGCACATGCTGGATTATTTGTTGCGGCAACTGATTCTGTATTTGAGGAGAAATAGCAATGGCCGCTCCAGCTGAAGCTTGCTGTGGCATTTGAGTTTGAACGAAATGAATCTGAGGGTTAATCATTCCTTCGAGTtgctgatgaagaaaactTTGAGTGTGCAGTTGCAaatgctgctgctgttcTTGCATGTTAGCCTGCAGTTGCAAATGCAGTTCCAGTTGTGTTCTAGCAATAAACAGTTTTTGGGCAATTTGATATGGAGTAAAGTTACTGTCGGATGGTGGATGATTTTGGACGGGCCCCAGTCTATTTGTCATTGGTGTTGAGAAAGCCAATGTTGAGTTATTTGCCATTTCCGGTGATGAATGAATCCGTTGCGTACTCAAATTAACATTGCACACCGATTGCGAATGCATCAAAGGTGGTCTTAATTGCTCTTTCTGCAAATTTGACTTCATTTTCTCTTGTTCATCAAGCATTTTCTTATTTAAAAGTTCCGCATTGTAAATAGGAGCAGTCATTGGACCTGCAATGGCTCCCCCATCAATATTAGCCTTGTTTGTATCAATTCGTAAACGAGACTTGCTTGGTGTATCCCACTGTCTTGAAGAATTCGGTGAAAGTTTCAATGGTGACGAATCAGCAAGCACagtttcattatcatcaatatcacaGTGGTCTTGCTTTGACGCAGATTGGTATTTGCTATGGACGTCgataatatttattttagaGCTCCCTGATGTGCCTGCTATATTGAGCTCATGGATAATATAAGCCCGTATAGTTGATTCACCCAAATCAAACTCCATTGTGCCACTTTTAGGATTACtataaattatttgcactatcttcaaattttcatCTGGAGTTATGGCGGCACCATTTGCCAAATAAGTTATATATCCAAGgaaaaaattcttcaaaaaaGGGATCTGCAAAGTGTAAGATTTGGAAGATTCACTAAAATATCCATTGATAACATCAACTACTTCGAGAAGTTTATTTCCTTTCTTGTAAACAACGATATGGCTCCTCCAGCTAAGAATTTTGTGAGATTTCTCCCCACATGAAACATCTATTGTCATATGAGATTCAAAATTACCACCAGTTAAACTCAAATGCAGTTGTTGGAATTGATGAGAAGCCGAAACAGCCGAGCAAGGTGTAGAGCTTGCAATGTGATGgcaattcaaattcaaatcgTGATTGATGATCCAAGCAGGGACTTTTTTCAGCTCAAGTTTTATTCTTATGGCTTCCTCTATTGGAAcagataatgatttattaacGTCAATCGACACCAAATTGGTGAAAATGTGATGATCATGAACACTTCTGAAACTTAATCGGAAATCTCTTATTTCCAATTTGTACAGAGtatcatcaaattcttcatttaaTGGCGATGTGCCCAACAACATATCTAACTCCTCGTCAATAATCGTATTGAGTTTTGAGGAATCAATTGACCCCCGTGCATTCACTAAGCTTCGCAAGGGAGTCAGCAATATATCATCTAAGTTGTTGTTTGCAAAACTTCCAGTTTGCGGGGTTTTGGTCTCTTTAACCAACTTTCCGGATTTCGATAAACGAAAAATACGGGACGATATTTGCTTGGTAGTTCTCAAAATCCCAGTtttattcaacaacattCTTGATATAATCTTATTTTGTGATGTCTTTTTAAGAATTGATGATGCATTGAAGGAATCCTGATCttctttgaatttcttGTATTTATACAAGGATTTAATTAGCACGTCATCTAGTTCCGGCCACCAAACCTTCTCATCGGCAATAGCACTCGAGCTTGAATTagattttgttgaataaGCAACACTTTGCTTCCGATAGTTTATTGGCGATTGCATTGTTGAGTCTATCTTCGAAGCAACTGAATTGTTCGGCGAGTCAGTGAGACTTTGGTCTGTAGATAACTTTCTCTTTTTAACTATATAATCATCACCGGCTGTTTTCGGTGATATATCAGCAGCTTTATCCAAGCTAGGCGATTTGTTATTctcttcaattttttcaagcACTAATTTGTTTGGGGGTAAAAAGGAGTTATCTTTTTCGTGGTCATTTTCGTCCTCGTACATTGAAGTTTGGTTTGTTGAATTATGCTGTGCCTGAGATGTGTTTACTGTAGACCAAATTTCGTCGTTATTTTCTGTGTCTGAAACACTGCTTCCCTCTTTATTGTTGTCACCATCTTGTTGGGAAGACCTTGTTAAAGCCTCAAGAAATCGGTTGTGTTTTTTACCAGTTGAAGGTGGCACTAATGCCAGTGAAGTCGATGTTATAGGTGTTCTATTAATTGCCTTATTAAAACTGTTGGAAATATGTAAAAAGTTTCCCGGTGATATTGCTTGGACTGACGGTGAGTTAAAGTTGAATGACGGCAGAAAGTTCAAACCAAATGAGAAAGAAGGAGTTAGGATATTTCGATTCACACTTCCTAAATTTGATGTGTTAGAGTCCTTAGCTTTAGCTCTTGGTGTTTCTGGTGGGATCAGAATACTTGGTAGATTTGGCATTGCAAATTGCTGTTGGTTTATATTGTTGGAAGAATGATCGATTGATGGAGGATGTTATTAAAAATACCActaattgtttatttaacagaaagaaagaaagaaagaaagaaagtagataaaagaaaaatataaacttGAAGATACTGAAGTctgaatttttttgattttttgattttttttgatttggtggtatatttattgaattatatcTTGAAACTATAATCAAGTTTtagaaaccaaaaaaaaaacaacaacaaaaaaagaaaaaagaaaaagaacaaatgGAAAACACGTAAAAATAGAACAATATATTTTGAGTAGAGCACCAAATGGAGATTCCAGATATATATTTGAGATCTAAATAAACTTGCTTTCTATAAGCTAtctaattaattaaataaatcatacaacaatttttcttcctcTCATAGTTCTTCTTTCTACTTGTTTTATTACTGCAAAAGAATAAAGATCTAAGTAAAACAATACCGAcgcgaaaaaaaaaaaacttgaattttttttttgtttttgcgTCTCCttcctcctcttcttcattttACTCCTTTCTTTGTAATtagttggttggttggttggttgcGTGGGTGCGTGGTGGTGGCGAGTAGTGTTCTTATTGCGGGTgcctttttcttttttccgCTTCTCCCCCAAACCATTTTGACTTTGTGTAAAGTACACGCtctctttatttttatttatttattgttttattgtttcattGCTTCTTACGTGCTAAGATTAATCGCTACACTAATATAATAGAATTATCGGTCTAAATATCCGCCATTTCCATTCCAGATTGTGTTAAGACTTGCATGACAGGTACCTTCTATTGTCATCTACTTAAGTCACGTGGATGGCAACAACATCTATTGGTTGAGGATATGACCTTACATCTCACGTCAATTCAACTAGTAGCTAATGTTAAATATGTTTTTCGAGTTCTTCCACAATAGCATTACAAAATCCAGGATTTTTCTCTTCAAAGTCGCATActgaatcaataaatttctCCACCTGACACCTAGTATATTCATCTTTACCTCTTAATTGAACCATGTGTAAGCAATTGAAAAGTAGTTCACATTTTCTACTTGTTACATGTTGTTTAGTACTTATTAACTTCAAAGATGTcatattgttttgttcaAGTACATTTGAAGGGTAATTGCTACTGGAATCATCAATAAACTCGTCCACCTCTTCTAGTAATGGCAGACGTGGCGTTGTTTTTTGCTGTTGTATCAAAGTATTAGTAAACTCCCATTCAATTGGCGCCTCAAGATTCTCCTTGCCATTGTCTAATTTTCCAGATATTCTAAATCGAGGTTTGTATCCTGCCCGATGGTCATCATTGGcaattttcaatgaaattaGATTAATCAACCTTGCTTGCACATCTTCAGTGACACATGCTTTGAAAAACTTATGTTGTAATAATGCTGTAGCACTTGATCGTTTGTCTGGTTCTTTGATAAGACAATGCTTTACAAAACTTTTGATATTGTCACTAAAATCAATCCCTGACAACAGTGGTGGCCTTTTTTTGGGTATGtcaaacaatatttttaatggGTCATATTGTGATAACGGAGGTGAACCAGTTACTAATTCTATGGTGGTAATTCCCGTTGACCAAATATCTGCCTTTTCATTGTATCCAGTATTCCCACCATTGTAATTACCATTACTATTGACACAATTCTTAACGTTACCCTCAATCAATTTAGCTCTAGTGATAACCTCTGGTGCCATCCAGAACGGTGTTCCAACAAAAGtgttctttttcattttagtCATTGTAATCTCGGTTGATACTCCAAAATCACCTAATTTTACTTGGCCCAACTCAGTCAATAAGATATTCGCCAGTTTGATATCACGATGTACTTTATGTTCTTGGTGTAAATACTGCAAACCTAGCAATACTCTATGAATGATATAACCAACAATCTCTTCAGGTAACTTTTTATGATACTTGAGCAAATCGGAACAAGATCCTCCACCACAATATTCCATGACAATATACATGTTATATTCTTGTGAAAAACTTTCAATATAGCGAATTATATATGGATTGCGTAAGCGG
This genomic stretch from Candida albicans SC5314 chromosome 1, complete sequence harbors:
- a CDS encoding uncharacterized protein (Predicted aldehyde dehydrogenase domain; virulence-group-correlated expression); this translates as MASTTIPSIIAGQDVFDTDLIHPVYSHEDTNEVIHTFSYIQVSPDIINQLAENSKSGFKEWSNTPVSKKKEIFYKCLEILREKKNEFIDTHKEIGGPDWFANVNIDGAIAQLEEYIGNLSNSEGELFHSDHNQLALTVRSPIGPVLSIAPWNAPVILGARSIFAPLAAGCSVIAKSPEKAPRAMYLLVKYLIEAGVPANVLQLVHLKPEDNPKFLDALLATGAIKKINFTGSTLIGKKIASTAAKYLVPCLLELGGKNVSIVCQDADITKAVGNIIWSAWTHKGQICMSTDRVFIHDTIYNDFKSKLIKVASEMVQDPDYSIAHRDPLGANKVKELLNDALQKGASLVFGNPDDSELKRNNVVSPMILEGVTPEMKLNDTESFGPIFAIEKFTDVNNVVDVVNESDFGLKASIWSSNLMNAIDLAKRIECGGVHINNSSIGDESHLPHGGVKASGSGRFNSKWGIDEFSFIKTITANP
- a CDS encoding uncharacterized protein (Protein kinase-related protein, required for normal sensitivity to caspofungin); the encoded protein is MPSTSSVESGPDPNILSSMVKSPKSDKSKPLSSQPHQETLLHHFKLISVNFKEAALDSPSFRASMNHLDLQINTIEQWLTALASSFKKIPKYLKEVQSYSNSFLEHLVPTFIQDGIIDQEYTVTGLNTTLDGLKTVWGLSIQALSVDAKNLKSIELFKRHHVIKYKETRKRYEDYQAKYDKYLSIYLSSSKSKDPLMVIEDAKQLYQVRKEYIHASLDLVIEIQNLSKNLNKLLVGVNTDLWRNKWNIFGSRGVGDAIKEEWDKIQRIQSWNDSYTLAIEKLNSDMLAARNQVEEGCHIQFQPSTNVNDYKSTIINNRTLRDIDEPGVEKHGYLFMKTWTEKSSKPIWVHRWAFIKNGVFGLLVVSPSQTFVQETDKIGILLCNVRYAPNEDRRFCFEIRTNDFTAVFQAESLVELKSWLKVFENEKFRISGPEALSNGLFNIASGRFPPIISEFSSTVDTVIDQQLTNAKVTLAGGQIVAASSLSNHLERFEDFFKKYMYFEIPKICPPFMTDTTKSSIMAYCLTSPTQIPNALTANIWGSVNWGLYYLHDTARDSSTYLTGKDAEMIKFQEEHFENDKFYPDFYPKEYVNLDIQMRALFETAVEPGEYCVLSYSCIWSPNSKQELSGRCFVTNYHMYFYMQALGFVALFKGFLGHLVSVEFVSQKNYDLMKVYNIDGVIKMKVFLDDAICIKKKLVYLINNIVSDKPKSLEGVLADFSDIEKEIAVEKSDQKNLREISQLSKGLSSKSLASEKLLLSGETSSILPGKSGRMIKHRVNFTPDYNLISDRTYPAPPKAIFHALLGDNSVVFRSQLSFASTKYFLQKPWATSSKGTLYRDFNVPAMYDGKDCFVQVRQEIDNMEDNTYYTFTHEMSKFELLLGSPYKTVFKIVIVEHISKRSKVFVYSKTYFDRLSVWNPLVIRLNNQVDVNKVRKLEKSISEAVKEIGTHGMIVRAIYLYGKLSHTSKPEAVTSTSVIKFGIVSLFKLGLGKAFSKAYSFAVKSFIKPFQLVVLLLKSLRMNVFLVFIIVLLSFLNLFLAGKTATSYWNTRSASKLAQEYVTKEPRMLQRSVYLKDLESILNENISIAESRPFSLFKQNSFIFNLDADSDWSNYFGSNARDVARSLKSSFQDIGIKRHELLVKLKILKSMEEEIIQAEWQNWLMSEAQKCDYVMDNVVGQIDEVDNYQEGVDNIIEYCHECKKILANLV
- a CDS encoding uncharacterized protein (Protein of unknown function; repressed by alpha pheromone in SpiderM medium), whose amino-acid sequence is MPNLPSISIPPETPRAKAKDSNTSNLGSVNRNILTPSFSFGLNFSPSFNFNSPSVQAISPGNFLHISNSFNKAINRTPITSTSSALVPPSTGKKHNRFLEALTRSSQQDGDNNKEGSSVSDTENNDEIWSTVNTSQAQHNSTNQTSMYEDENDHEKDNSFLPPNKLVLEKIEENNKSPSLDKAADISPKTAGDDYIVKKRKLSTDQSLTDSPNNSVASKIDSTMQSPINYRKQSVAYSTKSNSSSSAIADEKVWWPELDDVLIKSLYKYKKFKEDQDSFNASSILKKTSQNKIISRMLLNKTGILRTTKQISSRIFRLSKSGKLVKETKTPQTGSFANNNLDDILSTPLRSLVNARGSIDSSKLNTIIDEELDMLLGTSPLNEEFDDTSYKLEIRDFRLSFRSVHDHHIFTNLVSIDVNKSLSVPIEEAIRIKLESKKVPAWIINHDLNLNCHHIASSTPCSAVSASHQFQQSHLSLTGGNFESHMTIDVSCGEKSHKILSWRSHIVVYKKGNKLLEVVDVINGYFSESSKSYTLQIPFLKNFFLGYITYLANGAAITPDENLKIVQIIYSNPKSGTMEFDLGESTIRAYIIHELNIAGTSGSSKINIIDVHSKYQSASKQDHCDIDDNETVLADSSPLKLSPNSSRQWDTPSKSRLRIDTNKANIDGGAIAGPMTAPIYNAELLNKKMLDEQEKMKSNLQKEQLRPPLMHSQSVCNVNLSTQRIHSSPEMANNSTLAFSTPMTNRSGPVQNHPPSDSNFTPYQIAQKSFIARTQSESHLQSQANMQEQQQHLQSHTQSFLHQQLEGMINPQIHFVQTQMPQQASAGAAIAISPQIQNQLPQQIIQHVPLQNLGQMRNVPQQSFSLATNNNVITPDNNFMRQQWQQQMYFQQVAQQQLHNNGHQTGTVSGNGQSGRHNSKMIKHPTNLSSSQQNVHNNKENIKPRQITFGPILGHDPSPDLKTIQKQNTKNNGIVQCFPANTQIMYKPKK
- a CDS encoding putative serine/threonine protein kinase (Ortholog(s) have protein kinase activity, role in ascospore wall assembly, protein phosphorylation and cell division site, cytosol, nucleus localization) gives rise to the protein MRIIKDKKQTVPLDSPYISSSSPSSGQSSNYVLSKCIGRGNFGDVYRAQQVSTNRLVAIKVVNLDESPDDIKQIIKEIHFLSRLRNPYIIRYIESFSQEYNMYIVMEYCGGGSCSDLLKYHKKLPEEIVGYIIHRVLLGLQYLHQEHKVHRDIKSANILLTELGQVKLGDFGVSTEITMTKMKKNTFVGTPFWMAPEVITRAKLIEGNVKNCVNSNGNYNGGNTGYNEKADIWSTGITTIELVTGSPPLSQYDPLKILFDIPKKRPPSLSGIDFSDNIKSFVKHCLIKEPDKRSSATALLQHKFFKACVTEDVQARLINLISLKIANDDHRAGYKPRFRISGKLDNGKENLEAPIEWEFTNTLIQQQKTTPRSPLLEEVDEFIDDSSSNYPSNVLEQNNMTSLKLISTKQHVTSRKCELLFNCLHMVQLRGKDEYTRCQVEKFIDSVCDFEEKNPGFCNAIVEELEKHI